The Mycobacterium sp. EPa45 genomic interval TGCAGTCCGGTGATTCGCTGAAGCCCGGTCGCACCGTCGAGCTGATCTTCGCCGCGGCAAACATCTCCCCGGACACCAACGACAAGCTGGTCAGCATCAGCTCCGACGTGGGTTCGGTCGCGCTGACCGGCAATACCTCGATCCCGGCCGGCACCTCACTGATCGTCGGCAGCGCCGATGGCCAGGCCGAGGCAACGCCGATGGGCAGTGCGCAGCCCGCCAAGGCAGAGGTCACCCTGAGCCAGCCGATCACCAACGGACTGACGTACGGCTTCACGTTCAACTTCGAGAAGGCCGGCCAGGCACAAGTCGACGTGCCGATCTCGGCGGGCGGCGCAGAGCGGCAAGGCGAACCCGCCGGTCACGAGTGACCTGACACGGGCCGCTAATCCGCGGTTCTGTCACACCCACCCGATAGCGTCACGGCGTGGCCAAGGCGCGTTCGCAATATCGCTGTTCGGAATGCCGCCATGTGATGGCCAAATGGGTCGGCCGCTGCCCTGAGTGCGGCACATGGGGCACCGTCGACGAGGTAGCCGCGGCGAGCGCTGCCGGCAGTACCGCTCAGCGTGCGGTCGTTCCCTCCTCCCCGGCGGTGCCGATCAGCTCCATCAATCCGGACCGCACCCGCCACTTCCCCACCGGGGTGGACGAACTCGACAGGGTGCTCGGCGGTGGTGTGGTGCCCGGCTCGGTGAGCCTGCTGGCCGGGGATCCCGGAGTCGGCAAGTCCACGCTGCTGCTCGAGGTTGTCCACCGGTGGGCGGCTAACGGGCGGCGTGCACTGTATGTCTCCGGTGAGGAGTCGGCGGGTCAGATCAGGATGCGCGCCGAACGGACCGGCTGCACGCATGACGAGGTGTTCCTGGCCGCAGAAACCGATGTCAACACCGTGCTCGGCCACATCGAAGCGGTGCAGCCCAGTCTTGTGGTGGTCGACTCCGTGCAGACGATGACCGCAGGGGACACCGACGGCGTGGTCGGCGGGGTCACCCAGGTTCGCGCGGTGACGACGGCGCTGACCGCCGCGGCGAAGTCGGGCGGCGTGGCGCTGCTGTTGGTCGGTCACGTCACCAAGGACGGCGCGATCGCCGGGCCGCGGTCGCTGGAGCATCTGGTGGATGTGGTGCTGCACTTCGAAGGCGACCGCAACTCCACGCTCCGCATGGTCCGCGGAGTGAAGAACCGCTTCGGCGCCTCCGATGAGGTCGGCTGTTTCCTGTTGCAGGACAACGGCATTCAAGGGGTTTCTGATCCGTCCGGGCTGTTCCTCGACGAACGTCCCATCCCGGTGCCCGGCACCGCGGTGACGGTGACACTCGACGGCAAGCGCCCGTTGATCGGCGAGGTCCAGGCCCTGTTGGCCTACCGCCCGGAGAATGCGCCACAGCGGCGGGCAGTCAGCGGGGTGGACAGCTCGCGCGCCGCGATGATCGCCGCGGTGCTCGAGCGGCGGGCCAGCCTCAAGGTCAGCGCCACCGATATCTACCTGTCCACCGTCGGCGGCATGCGGTTGATGGACCCATCCTCGGACCTGGCGGTCGCGATGGCGATGGCGTCCGCCTACGCCGACCTACCCCTACCCAGCACCACGGTGGTGATCGGCGAGGTGGGCCTGGCGGGCGATCTGCGGCGCGTCACCGGCATGGACCGCCGACTGGCCGAAGCCGCTCGCCTCGGCTTCACCGAAGCGCTCGTGCCAGTCGGCTGCGGGGCGGTTCCCAAAGGCTTCAGAGCCATCGAGTCGGCCACCATCGGCGATGCTCTGCGCTCGATGCTGTCGATCGCGAAACGGCCCTACGACAAGGTCATTACGCAGCTTCGGCGGGAGGGGTCGAGTAACGACCTCGACGCCGTGGACAATAAGTGGCTGTGAGCACCGTCAACGGGGCCGGCGGTTCCGTCCAGCCGACGACCGCCACACTGCGCGAGACCATCGGGCGGTTGGCGCCGGGCACTGCCCTGCGTGACGGCCTGGAGCGCATCCTGCGTGGTCGGACGGGTGCGCTGATCGTGCTGGGCTACGACGAACGGGTCGAGACGATCTGCGACGGCGGGTTCTCCCTCGATGTGCGTTTCGCGCCGACCCGGTTGCGCGAACTGTCGAAGATGGACGGCGCGGTCGTGCTGTCCACCGACGGCAGCCGGATTGTGCGGGCCAACGTTCAGCTGGTACCGGATCCGACGATCCCCACCGACGAATCCGGGACGCGGCACCGCTCGGCCGAGCGCACCGCGATCCAGACCGGCTATCCGGTCGTCTCGGTCAGTCACTCGATGAACATCGTCACCGTGTACGTCGCCGGAGAGCGCCACGTGGTCGCCGACTCGGCCACCATCCTGTCGCGCGCCAACCAGGCGATCGCGACGCTGGAACGCTACAAAGCTCGCCTCGACGAGGTGTCCCGGCAGCTGTCCACCGCCGAGATCGAAGACTTCGTCACCCTGCGCGACGTCATGACCGTGGTGCAGCGGCTGGAGATGGTTAGACGCATTGGGCTCGAAATCGATTATGACGCAGTCGAACTCGGCACTGATGGTAGGCAGCTGCGACTGCAGCTCGAGGAGCTGCTCGGCGGAAATGACACCGCGCGTGAACTGATCATGCGCGACTATCACGCCAACCCGGACCCGCCGTCGAAGGCTCAGGTCGCCTCGACGCTGGCCGAACTGGATTCGCTGTCGGACACCGAACTGCTGGACTTCACCGCGCTGTCGCGGGTGTTCGGCTATCCCTCGACCGCCGAAGCGCAGGATTCAGCGCTCAGCGCTCGGGGTTATCGCGCGATGGCCGGCATTCCGCGGCTGCAGTTCGCCCACGTCGACCTGCTCGTGCGCCGCTTCGGTTCGCTACAGGGACTGCTCGCGGCCAGTGCCACCGACCTACAGTCCGTCGAAGGCATCGGTGCGATGTGGGCGCGCCACGTCCGCGAGGGTTTGTCGCAGCTGGCCGAGTCGACGATCGCCGACCGCCTGGTCTAGTACCGCCCTCTAGTCAGAACTGAGAGCGATGATTCGGCCGGGAGTTCGCTCGCAGTTCTGACTCGACGCAGTTGACGGTCTACCCAGCCGGTGCGGGTGCCGGCGGCGGGGCCTCACCCGGAGCTCCGGCGGGAACCTGCTGACCGGCCGCGGGGGCGGCACCCGGCGGCGGAGCGTCAGCCAGGATGAACGGCACCGTCGCCGAACGCAGGTTGCCCAGCTGGACGACCAGGTTGTAGGTGCCGGGTCCGATCGGCTGACGTGGCAGCGGGCACTGCGGTGCGGAACCCATGCCGGTCCAGGTCACCTCGGTGGTCACCTGCTCGCCCGGGTTGAACGTCTTGACCAGCGTCTCGTTCGACGGCGCGCAGTCCAGGTTGGACCACAACCGCTTGCCGTCCAGCGAGTAGACGTAGGCCGCCAGCACGGCGGCGCCGACGTCACGCTTGCAGGCCACCAGTCCGATGTTCGTGACGACCATGGTGAATTTCGGCTGATCACCGATCGCGTACTGCGGCTGGTTGGTGATGCCCTTGACCGCCAGGTTCGAGTCCGGGCAGTCGTCGCCCTCCTTGAGCACCGGTGGCGGCATCACGGCCTCGGTCGGCGTCGGTGCGACCGCGACGGGCCCGGCCGGCCCGGCCGCCGGCGGTGGTGGCGCGACGACGGGAGTCTTGTTGTCCGGCTGTGGGTTCTGCGGTTGAGCCGCGGGTGTGGTCTTGACGGTGCCCTTGGAGTCCGAGCCACCGCTGAAGATGATGAAAGCCACCCCGACGACGATTGCGGCGACTACCGCGACGATGCCGATCGCAAGGCCACGACGTCGCCAGTAAATTTGCGAGGGCAGAGGTCCACGCGGTTCCAGATCCAGCACGTTTCCACGGTAAGGGCAGGTCACCGCGAGTTGTTCGACCTAGCCCGGCGTGTCGCCTTGTTCGCTAGCTGAAAAAGTGGTTATTCGCCGATATCGCCGAGGTGTTCGCGTAGAACCACCTTGCCGTCGGCGAGGTGATAAGTCAGCCCGACGATGGCCAGGGAGCCGGCGGCGACCCGCTCGGAGATCAGGGTGGATCGGGCCAGCAGCTGCGTTCCGGTCTCGGCGACGTGGCGGGCCTCGAACTCATCGACGCGGGTCAGCCCCTCACGGCGCCCGGCCAGGATCGACGGCGTGACCCGCTCGACGAGATCGC includes:
- a CDS encoding lipoprotein lpqE — its product is MNRLRNRLVAASAGLAACGLILTGCGAGQISQTADQQSAVNGATANVANIALRNVHIQAVQSGDSLKPGRTVELIFAAANISPDTNDKLVSISSDVGSVALTGNTSIPAGTSLIVGSADGQAEATPMGSAQPAKAEVTLSQPITNGLTYGFTFNFEKAGQAQVDVPISAGGAERQGEPAGHE
- the radA gene encoding DNA repair protein RadA, with product MAKARSQYRCSECRHVMAKWVGRCPECGTWGTVDEVAAASAAGSTAQRAVVPSSPAVPISSINPDRTRHFPTGVDELDRVLGGGVVPGSVSLLAGDPGVGKSTLLLEVVHRWAANGRRALYVSGEESAGQIRMRAERTGCTHDEVFLAAETDVNTVLGHIEAVQPSLVVVDSVQTMTAGDTDGVVGGVTQVRAVTTALTAAAKSGGVALLLVGHVTKDGAIAGPRSLEHLVDVVLHFEGDRNSTLRMVRGVKNRFGASDEVGCFLLQDNGIQGVSDPSGLFLDERPIPVPGTAVTVTLDGKRPLIGEVQALLAYRPENAPQRRAVSGVDSSRAAMIAAVLERRASLKVSATDIYLSTVGGMRLMDPSSDLAVAMAMASAYADLPLPSTTVVIGEVGLAGDLRRVTGMDRRLAEAARLGFTEALVPVGCGAVPKGFRAIESATIGDALRSMLSIAKRPYDKVITQLRREGSSNDLDAVDNKWL
- the disA gene encoding DNA integrity scanning diadenylate cyclase DisA, translating into MSTVNGAGGSVQPTTATLRETIGRLAPGTALRDGLERILRGRTGALIVLGYDERVETICDGGFSLDVRFAPTRLRELSKMDGAVVLSTDGSRIVRANVQLVPDPTIPTDESGTRHRSAERTAIQTGYPVVSVSHSMNIVTVYVAGERHVVADSATILSRANQAIATLERYKARLDEVSRQLSTAEIEDFVTLRDVMTVVQRLEMVRRIGLEIDYDAVELGTDGRQLRLQLEELLGGNDTARELIMRDYHANPDPPSKAQVASTLAELDSLSDTELLDFTALSRVFGYPSTAEAQDSALSARGYRAMAGIPRLQFAHVDLLVRRFGSLQGLLAASATDLQSVEGIGAMWARHVREGLSQLAESTIADRLV